The Phragmites australis chromosome 15, lpPhrAust1.1, whole genome shotgun sequence genome window below encodes:
- the LOC133892763 gene encoding RNA pseudouridine synthase 6, chloroplastic-like isoform X1, which yields MPKPAASTAALLPKLWHRPFPHPPFLPRALSSFSPLLATHPAPRRRSLLSPSSPLSAAAAVEVPTATAYPVYGRLLPCPLQDDPPRIEHLVAREDEVAADFISRSLDLPPLYVADLIKFGAVYYALVAPQPPPYAAPEHVRIFREVTEPSVLRRRASIKGKTVREAQKTFRVTDPNQHLEAGTYLRVHVHPKRFPRCYEIDWKSRVIAVSDDYVVLDKPAATSVGGATDNIKESCAVFTSHALGLETSLMTTHQIDNCSEGCVVLSKTKEFCSVFHGLIREKKVKKLYLALTTAPVSAGIITHYMRPVNRAPRIVSEDHIGGWYLCQMEILDCMKVPWPSSLIRKVYNVNDCGWPQQEAAYECKINLLTGKTHQIRAQLAAIGTPIVGDSAYMTAAMAVMANPSINPFGRERLSYNSEEEKEAAVEAWIASHGKEPKSVIGLQASEISWDYEGERHSYMAGVPWWRQDSVESDLV from the exons ATGCCGAAACCGgcggcctccaccgccgccctcctccCGAAGCTATGGCACCGCCCCTTCCCTCaccctcccttcctccctcgcgccctctcttccttctctccgCTCCTCGCCACCCACCCCGCCCCACGCCGCCgctccctcctctccccctcctctcccctctccgccgctgccgctgtcGAAGTCCCAACAGCCACAGC GTATCCAGTGTATGGTAGGCTTCTGCCGTGCCCGCTGCAAGACGACCCTCCAAGAATCGAGCACCTCGTCGCCCGAGAAGACGAGGTGGCCGCCGATTTCATCTCCAGGTCTCTCGACCTTCCTCCTCT GTATGTTGCGGATCTTATCAAGTTTGGGGCTGTATATTACGCTCTTGTCGCGCCACAGCCGCCTCCCTACGCAGCTCCGGAGCATGTTAGAATCTTTAGGGAGGTGACTGAGCCTTCAGTCCTGCGCCGGAGGGCGTCCATTAAGGGGAAGACGGTGAGGGAGGCACAGAAGACGTTTAGGGTAACCGACCCCAACCAGCACCTTGAGGCCGGCACATATCTGCGGGTTCATGTGCATCCCAAACGGTTTCCAAG GTGCTATGAAATTGACTGGAAATCCAGGGTAATAGCTGTCTCTGATGACTATGTTGTCCTCGATAAACCAGCTGCAACATCA GTGGGAGGAGCAACTGATAACATCAAGGAATCCTGTGCAGTGTTTACTTCACATGCATTAGGCTTGGAAACATCATTAATGACGACTCATCAAATTGACAACTGTTCTGAAGGCTG TGTGGTATTGTCTAAAACGAAAGAGTTCTGCTCAGTTTTCCATGGACTGATAAGG GAAAAAAAGGTTAAGAAACTTTATCTCGCACTTACTACAGCACCTGTGTCTGCAGGAATAATTACACATTATATGCGTCCTGTTAATCGCGCTCCTAGAATAGTTTCCGAAG ACCATATTGGAGGATGGTATCTCTGTCAAATGGAGATACTTGATTGTATGAAGGTACCATGGCCAAGCTCTTTGATCAGGAAAGTTTACAATGTGAACGACTGTGGGTGGCCCCAACAAGAAGCTGCCTATGAATGTAAAATCAATCTCTTGACAGGAAAAACTCATCAG ATAAGGGCACAGCTTGCTGCTATTGGCACTCCAATTGTAGGGGATTCTGCATACATGACTGCAGCAATGGCAGTGATGGCTAATCCAAGCATAAACCCATTCGGTAGGGAGAGGCTAAGTTACAATagcgaagaggagaaagaagctGCGGTTGAAGCATGGATTGCTTCCCATGGCAAGGAACCGAAATCGGTAATTGGCCTGCAAGCATCAGAGATCTCATGGGATTATGAAGGTGAGCGCCACTCTTATATGGCGGGGGTTCCGTGGTGGCGGCAAGATTCAGTGGAGTCTGACTTGGTTTGA
- the LOC133892763 gene encoding RNA pseudouridine synthase 6, chloroplastic-like isoform X2: MPKPAASTAALLPKLWHRPFPHPPFLPRALSSFSPLLATHPAPRRRSLLSPSSPLSAAAAVEVPTATAYPVYGRLLPCPLQDDPPRIEHLVAREDEVAADFISRYVADLIKFGAVYYALVAPQPPPYAAPEHVRIFREVTEPSVLRRRASIKGKTVREAQKTFRVTDPNQHLEAGTYLRVHVHPKRFPRCYEIDWKSRVIAVSDDYVVLDKPAATSVGGATDNIKESCAVFTSHALGLETSLMTTHQIDNCSEGCVVLSKTKEFCSVFHGLIREKKVKKLYLALTTAPVSAGIITHYMRPVNRAPRIVSEDHIGGWYLCQMEILDCMKVPWPSSLIRKVYNVNDCGWPQQEAAYECKINLLTGKTHQIRAQLAAIGTPIVGDSAYMTAAMAVMANPSINPFGRERLSYNSEEEKEAAVEAWIASHGKEPKSVIGLQASEISWDYEGERHSYMAGVPWWRQDSVESDLV, translated from the exons ATGCCGAAACCGgcggcctccaccgccgccctcctccCGAAGCTATGGCACCGCCCCTTCCCTCaccctcccttcctccctcgcgccctctcttccttctctccgCTCCTCGCCACCCACCCCGCCCCACGCCGCCgctccctcctctccccctcctctcccctctccgccgctgccgctgtcGAAGTCCCAACAGCCACAGC GTATCCAGTGTATGGTAGGCTTCTGCCGTGCCCGCTGCAAGACGACCCTCCAAGAATCGAGCACCTCGTCGCCCGAGAAGACGAGGTGGCCGCCGATTTCATCTCCAG GTATGTTGCGGATCTTATCAAGTTTGGGGCTGTATATTACGCTCTTGTCGCGCCACAGCCGCCTCCCTACGCAGCTCCGGAGCATGTTAGAATCTTTAGGGAGGTGACTGAGCCTTCAGTCCTGCGCCGGAGGGCGTCCATTAAGGGGAAGACGGTGAGGGAGGCACAGAAGACGTTTAGGGTAACCGACCCCAACCAGCACCTTGAGGCCGGCACATATCTGCGGGTTCATGTGCATCCCAAACGGTTTCCAAG GTGCTATGAAATTGACTGGAAATCCAGGGTAATAGCTGTCTCTGATGACTATGTTGTCCTCGATAAACCAGCTGCAACATCA GTGGGAGGAGCAACTGATAACATCAAGGAATCCTGTGCAGTGTTTACTTCACATGCATTAGGCTTGGAAACATCATTAATGACGACTCATCAAATTGACAACTGTTCTGAAGGCTG TGTGGTATTGTCTAAAACGAAAGAGTTCTGCTCAGTTTTCCATGGACTGATAAGG GAAAAAAAGGTTAAGAAACTTTATCTCGCACTTACTACAGCACCTGTGTCTGCAGGAATAATTACACATTATATGCGTCCTGTTAATCGCGCTCCTAGAATAGTTTCCGAAG ACCATATTGGAGGATGGTATCTCTGTCAAATGGAGATACTTGATTGTATGAAGGTACCATGGCCAAGCTCTTTGATCAGGAAAGTTTACAATGTGAACGACTGTGGGTGGCCCCAACAAGAAGCTGCCTATGAATGTAAAATCAATCTCTTGACAGGAAAAACTCATCAG ATAAGGGCACAGCTTGCTGCTATTGGCACTCCAATTGTAGGGGATTCTGCATACATGACTGCAGCAATGGCAGTGATGGCTAATCCAAGCATAAACCCATTCGGTAGGGAGAGGCTAAGTTACAATagcgaagaggagaaagaagctGCGGTTGAAGCATGGATTGCTTCCCATGGCAAGGAACCGAAATCGGTAATTGGCCTGCAAGCATCAGAGATCTCATGGGATTATGAAGGTGAGCGCCACTCTTATATGGCGGGGGTTCCGTGGTGGCGGCAAGATTCAGTGGAGTCTGACTTGGTTTGA